DNA sequence from the Methylomonas albis genome:
ATTCGCCTGTATCTACCGGTTTTTTTGGAATAGGTACAGTGATCTTTCAATGCACGGGAGTCCCATCATGAACAAACAAACACTTATCGCATCCGCCGTACTGACCACCTTAGTGGGTTGCGCCACACCGCCGGTTGAACAAAATACCTCAATTGAAAATGACTTGAGCACAGCGTTACCGGCCTCGGCTGCCGGTATTTCCTCAGAACCGCTGTACTTTTCTTCACAACAAGAAGCCGAAAGCGCATTGGTTGGCTACAACTATGGCTTGACCCTGCTTACCGATGGCCGAGTTCAAGCATTCGTCTCCGGTTTAAATGGGTCCGGCATGGAAAACCCGTTCGAAGTCGTTAGGGCAAAATCACAAAACACCTCAGCCAGGATTGCCGACCTCGCCGAGGCGGAAACCGAAATGGCATTTCCGCAAATTACGCTAACAGGCAAAAAAAACGGTCAGGCCGCTATCGACGCATTGGGCGATAAGCTTGGGGACGTAGCTAAAGCCTACGACATGTCCAGCGAACGCCTGGAAGATATATTGCGAACCGATTCATCGGCCTGGATCGATGAAAGTGGTCGCTTGCTTTATATTGATGACCATACCAAAGTTCCTCCGGGTCAAGGCGAACAAGAAACCGCCACCGCTACCAGCGCTGGTAGCGCCACGGCAAGCACGACCACTACCGATCCATTCGCCCTGCACAGTAAGCCTGGTTCCAATCGGGTTATCTATTTGGATTTCAATGGCCACGTCGCGACCAACACTGCCTGGAGTATGACTACGCTTACCGCTCAAGCCTATGATATCGATGGCAACCCGGGCGCTTTCAGCAATACGGAATTAAATAACATTCGCGAAATATGGCAACGTGTAGCGGAAGACTACGCCCCATTCGATGTTGACGTTACTACTCAGGAACCTACTTTGGATGCCTTGAGGCGCAGTAGCACCACCGACGTGCAGTACGGCACTCGAGCCGTGGTTACCCGATCTATGCCGGAACTTTGCAACCAAACATGCGGCGGCGTAGCTTACGTTAACGTGTTTTCGTATTATTCAGCCGCCTACCCGGAACGCTATCGGCCCGCCTGGGTGTTCTTCGACAAACTGGGCAACGGTTATCCCAAATACGTTGCCGAAGCTATTTCGCACGAAGTCGGGCACAACTTAAACCTGAATCATGATGGTAATGCCACCACCGGCTACTATGCCGGCCACGGTAGCGGTGCGACCGGCTGGGCGCCGATCATGGGTGTGGGCTACTACAAACCCGTCTCACAATGGAGTAAAGGCGAGTATCCGGGCGCCAACAATCTGCAGGATGATCTCGCGGTGATAAGTGCCGCAGGTGCCGCAGTGCGGCCTGACGACTTCCCCGATACGACGGCCAGTGCAGCACCTTTAGCCGGCGATGCCAGCGCGATTTCACAAAGTGGCATCATCGAGCGCACAACGGACGTCGACGTTTTCGCGTTTTCAACAGGCGGGGGAAGTGCGCAGTTGAATGTTACACCCGATGCAATTGCCCCCAATTTGGATGTGTTGCTAAAATTAATTGACGCGCAAGGCAATACCGTTGCTCAAGCCAATCCAGTGGACAGTTTGGCAGCGTCCTTAAACGTTTCACTCAACGCCGGAAAATATTTTCTGAAAATCGAAGGGGTTGGTAAAGGCGACTTAACTACGGGTTACTCTGACTACGGCAGCCTTGGTCAATACCAAATTACCGGCAATTATCCCATTGAGGCTGCAGTTCCTCCCGCAGCGGTAATTTCCGCCCTGCCAACAGTCGGCGATGCACCATTAAACGTAACCCTGAATGGTTCCGGCTCTAGCGCTAGAAGTGGCTCTATCTCTTCATATGCATGGAATTTCGGCGATGGCTCAGCAGCAACCAGCGGCGCCTCGGTCAACCATATCTACAACACCCCTGGGGCCTACACAGCAACCCTGACAGTTACCGATAGTAGCGGCTTGAAAACCAGCACCAGCCAAAGTATTCAGGCGGCGCAAAGTGTCGCGGCAATAAACATGAAAGTTGCCAGTACCATAGTGACTCGCAAATTGTTAAGCGGCGGTAAATCGCAATGCGTCGCCGACATTGCCGTCAAATCCGGAACATCAACAATTACCGGAGCAGGCATTTATGGCACTTGGAGCGGTTCAGTCACCTCCGGTACGACAAAAACCAATGTGACCGGGACCAGCTATTCTATTACCGGCACCAAAGGCACCGCCAGCCTGAGCAGTGCACTGCTGCCCAGCAACAGTAAAGGCACTTGCGCATTCACAGTTACCAAGGTAGTCAAGAGCGGCTATTTGTACGACGGTAGCGGTGCCATTGCACGCAGTTTATCCTGGTAATTAAAATGCTTAGGAAGGCTTACTCTTAAGCCTTCCCCAGCTAAACGATGGCGTTGTCCCGGCTGAAGATAAACAGTCCGAAGCCGGGATAACCTAAAAACTTTTCCACACCTACTCGCATTCCCTAGCCGTTATCCCCTCGCGCCCCAATATAGTTGTTCGGCTCGGCAAAAAACAAGCCAAACAGCAAACTCACACAATCCAACGTAAACTGCAAAAGACGCGCGCCCCTCTCCCGCGCTAAAATTCCCCTATTGTGCGGCGTCGCACCCAGCCAAATTTCACCATCATGCTCAATTTCAAAAACATCGCCATCCGTCGCGGCAACCGTCTGCTGTTTAGCGAGGCCTCTTTCACGATACATAAAGGTCAGAAAATCGGCCTGACCGGCGCCAACGGGGCCGGCAAATCCAGCCTTTTTGCGTTACTGCGCGGGGAATTACATGCCGACGAAGGCGATTTTTCCATGCCGCCGAATTTGGAAATCGCGCATGTTGCCCAGGAAACGCCGGCCTTGGAATGTTCAGCCATAGACTATGTGCTGGACGGCGACCGCGAACTGCGCGCGTTGCAAGGAAAATTGCAGGCGGCGGAGCAAGCTCACGACGGCCTGAAACTCGCGGAATTGCACGCTGCTCTGGATCATGTCGGCGGGTATACCGCCCAAGCGCGGGCATCGCGATTACTGAACGGCCTGGGTTTCAGCACCGAGCAGGAAAGCCGGCCTGTCAGCTCTTTTTCCGGCGGCTGGCGCATGCGCTTGAATCTGGCGCAAGCGCTGATGTGCCGCTCGGATGTGTTATTGCTGGACGAGCCTACCAACCATCTGGACTTGGACGCAGTGATTTATCTACAGGATTGGCTCGGTAAATACCCCGGCACGCTGCTGTTGATTTCCCATGACCGCGATTTTCTAGACACCATCACTGACCACATCGTCCACATCGAACAAAACAGAGCCGAAATATACACGGGCAATTATTCCGACTTCGAACGCATGCGCGCCGAAAAACTGGCTCAGCAACAAACCGCCTACGAAAAACAGCAGCGCGAAATTGCCCATATCCAAAGCTTTGTTGACCGTTTTAAAGCGCAAGCCACCAAGGCCAGACAGGCACAAAGCCGCATCAAAGCGTTGGAGCGGATGGAGCTGATCGCTCAGGCTCATGTCGATTCGCCGTTTGGTTTTAGTTTTCCGCCGCCGAAAAAAATGCCTAACCCGCTGCTAAAAATCGAAGAGGCCGACATTGGTTACGGCGATAAAGTGGTAATAAAAAACGCCAGCCTATCCATTGCGCCTGGCGACCGTATCGGCCTGCTGGGCCCCAATGGGGCCGGCAAGTCCAGCCTGATCAAAGTACTTTCCGGGCAAATGCCGGCATTGACTGGTAAGCTACAGACCGCTCAGGATTTGCATATCGGCTATTTCGCTCAGCATCAGCTAGAACTGCTGAGCCTGGAAGAAAGCCCGCTCTGGCATCTGCAAAAGCTGGACAAGCAGGCTACAGAGAAGGATTTGCGCAATTTTTTGGGCGGCTTTGATTTTCGCGGCGACAAGGTCAACGATCCGGTTGGACCGTTTTCCGGCGGCGAAAAAGCCCGCTTGGTGCTGGCGATGTTGGTTTATCAAAACCCGAATTTGTTGCTGTTGGACGAACCGACCAACCATCTGGACCTAGAAATGCGCCATGCCTTGAGTGTGGCCTTGCAGGAATATCAGGGCGCCATCGTGGTAGTGTCGCATGACAGGCATTTACTACGGTCGGTGACCGACCAATTGTTATTGGTGGCCGGCGGCAAGATGCAAGCGTTCGACGGCGATCTGGACGATTACAAGCAATGGCTGGCCGAGCAGAAAAAAGCAGGCGACGAACCGGTGGCGACCGACAATGGCGGGGTATCGCGCAAGGATCAGCGAAAACTGGATGCCGAGCGTCGGCAGCGTTTAAAACCGTTGTTGGACGCGGTGAAAAAAGCTGAAGCGGCGGTGGAAAATTTTCATCAACAGCAGCGCGACCTGGAAGAACAATTGGCCGACCCGGCCATTTATGTCGAGGAATATAAGGAACAATTAAAGCAATTACTGAGTCGGAAAGGCCAAATCGATAGCGCGCTGGAACAGGCAGAAATGGATTGGCTGGCAGCGGAGGAAAACCTACAACAAGCGGAGTGAACATGTACCAACTGATGGTGTTGTTTTTTGAGATTTGCATTCTGCGCAAAGGGCCGCAGGATGTGCCCGCATCGCCTTGGCTGTTGCGGCTGATGTTCATTCCCTACCTACTGATCAATCTGCTGATTTTGCTGCTGGACAGCGATTGGTCGCATGCCTTGCTGCAGATCGGTGCGGAGACCGTATTAATGGTGGGTTTCTGCTATCCGCTATTATATTTTTCTGGCAAAACCTACCGCTTTCCGCAAACCCTTACCGCATTATTGGGTGCAGATGTGGTAATTAGTTTGTGCGCCATTCCGGCGGTCGCCAGCCTGAATACTCAGATCAGTCAGGTGGCCTATATCGCGATGATAGTGCTGATGGCCTGGCACTGGCTGGTCAATGGCAATATTTTCCGGCATGCCCTGGATAGACCCCTAATGTTCGGCTTGGCGCTGGCTTTTTTATATATACTGATTTCCACGCAGGTGATGACCTTGCTGTTTACCGAGATTGCCGCTAGCAATTAGGAGGATTTATGACAATTTATAAACATGTTTTATTGGCTGCCGATTTTTTTGAACATGGCGATCAAGTTGCGGAAAAAGCCAAACAAATCGCCACGCAAAACAATGCTCAACTGAGCTTGGTGCATGTCGTCGATAATCTGCCGATTACCGACCCGGCTTACGGCCCCATTATTCCGTTCGATGTGGATTTGACCCAGGAATTGATGGAAGCCACCAAAAAGCGACTGAGTGAATTGGGTGAAAAACTGAATGTTCCTGCGGAGCGCCAATATTTGGAAATGGGTAGCCCCAAACTGGAAATCGTCCGAGTAGCCGAAGAGATTCAGGCCGACTTGATCGTCGTGGGTTCGCACGGCCGCCATGGTTTTGCTTTGTTGCTCGGCTCGACTGCAAACGGCGTACTGCATCACGCCAAATGCGATGTACTGGCGGTGCGGTTAGCGGATGATTGAGCTGGTTTTGGGCGGTGCCCGTTCCGGTAAAAGCCGCTATGCCGAGCAACAAGCTTTGGCCTGTGGTTTACCAGTAGTGTATATCGCTACCGCCGAAGCCGGCGACGACGAGATGCACAGCCGCATCCAACATCACCAACAACGCCGCCCGGCACACTGGCTAACCGTTGAAGAACCCATCGCTTTGGCCAAGGTAATTAGCGAGTATGCAGGCAAACAACATTGCTTGCTGGTCGATTGCCTGACGCTTTGGTTGTGTAATGTGTTATTCGATAAACAAGGCAATCTGCAAGAGCAGCGCTATCGCCAACAGGCCGATGCCTTATGCGCGGCGCTGGCGACAGGCCGGCAACGCGTCATTATGGTTAGCAACGAAGTCGGCTTGGGTGTCGTAGCCGCCGACGCGATGACGCGCCGTTTCGTCGACGAAGCCGGCTTTTTACATCAAAAACTCGCGCAAATCAGCGACAAGGTGGTGCTGGTCACCGCCGGTTTGCCGCAAATCCTCAAACACGTCTAATTTCATTATGAACAGCTTATCCGCGCCGATTGCCGCGCCCGATGCAGGCTATTACCAACACGCATTGGACAGACAGACGCAATTAACCAAACCGCCCGGCTCCTTGGGTTTGCTGGAAGATTGCGCGGTAAGATTAGCGGCGATGCAGCACAACGAACGGCCTAAGCTGGAAAGAATTCACATCAGCGTATTTGCCGCCGATCACGGCATTGCCGAAGAAGGCGTCTCGGCGTTTCCGCAAGTGGTCACGATGGAGATGGTAAAAAACTTCGCAGCCGGCGGCGCAGCGGTGAATGTGCTGGCCCGCCATGTCGATGCGCATTTCGAAGTAGTCGATGTCGGGCTATTACAGCCAGTGGCTTTACCCAATATCATCAGCCATCGAGCCGGCGCAGGCACCGCCAACTTCAATCGGACGGCGGCGATGAACGACGCACAATTAACTATCGCCTTGGCCGCCGGCCAAGCTGCCGTCGAGCGGGCCGTAGCGAACCAGGCTGATTTATTTATTGGCGGCGAAATGGGCATCGCCAATACCACCAGCGCCAGTGCACTGGCAGCCGCCAGCTTGCGGATACCCGCCGCCGAAATTACCGGCGCCGGTACTGGCCTGAACGCCGGACAAATCGATCACAAAGCCGGCGTCATCGACTCAGCCTTACAACAGCACCAAGCCGCTTTGCGCTCGCCATTGGATATTTTAAAAGCCTTAGGTGGCTTCGAAATCGCCGCATTAACCGCAGCCTACATCAGCGCAGCCCAAAATGGTTTACCGGTGTTGATCGACGGGTTTATCAGCAGCGTTGCAGCTTTGCTGGCGACGGGTATTAATCCCGGTTGCGTAGATTGGTTTTTTTACGGCCATTGTTCCGCAGAAAAAGGCCATGCCCGCGTACTGCAAGCACTAAATGCGCGGCCGTTGTTAAATCTGGAAATGCGTCTGGGCGAAGGTAGCGGTGCGGTGTTGGCAGTACCGTTGTTGCAAATGGCCTGCCACTTACACAATGAAATGGCTACATTCAGTCAGGCGCAAGTCTCCACTGCTTGAAATAGTCTGTCCGCCGGCCATCTGTTTCAGGTGCAATAGCGGGGTCTTTGGCTTTCCCGTATCATGAGCGTCGAAAAATAAGCTTGGCTAATTATTGTCGAGCTTGCTTTAAGACCCGCAGCTGCCCGCGATGACAAGCTGCACATAATAATAA
Encoded proteins:
- a CDS encoding PKD domain-containing protein, giving the protein MNKQTLIASAVLTTLVGCATPPVEQNTSIENDLSTALPASAAGISSEPLYFSSQQEAESALVGYNYGLTLLTDGRVQAFVSGLNGSGMENPFEVVRAKSQNTSARIADLAEAETEMAFPQITLTGKKNGQAAIDALGDKLGDVAKAYDMSSERLEDILRTDSSAWIDESGRLLYIDDHTKVPPGQGEQETATATSAGSATASTTTTDPFALHSKPGSNRVIYLDFNGHVATNTAWSMTTLTAQAYDIDGNPGAFSNTELNNIREIWQRVAEDYAPFDVDVTTQEPTLDALRRSSTTDVQYGTRAVVTRSMPELCNQTCGGVAYVNVFSYYSAAYPERYRPAWVFFDKLGNGYPKYVAEAISHEVGHNLNLNHDGNATTGYYAGHGSGATGWAPIMGVGYYKPVSQWSKGEYPGANNLQDDLAVISAAGAAVRPDDFPDTTASAAPLAGDASAISQSGIIERTTDVDVFAFSTGGGSAQLNVTPDAIAPNLDVLLKLIDAQGNTVAQANPVDSLAASLNVSLNAGKYFLKIEGVGKGDLTTGYSDYGSLGQYQITGNYPIEAAVPPAAVISALPTVGDAPLNVTLNGSGSSARSGSISSYAWNFGDGSAATSGASVNHIYNTPGAYTATLTVTDSSGLKTSTSQSIQAAQSVAAINMKVASTIVTRKLLSGGKSQCVADIAVKSGTSTITGAGIYGTWSGSVTSGTTKTNVTGTSYSITGTKGTASLSSALLPSNSKGTCAFTVTKVVKSGYLYDGSGAIARSLSW
- a CDS encoding ATP-binding cassette domain-containing protein, with the protein product MLNFKNIAIRRGNRLLFSEASFTIHKGQKIGLTGANGAGKSSLFALLRGELHADEGDFSMPPNLEIAHVAQETPALECSAIDYVLDGDRELRALQGKLQAAEQAHDGLKLAELHAALDHVGGYTAQARASRLLNGLGFSTEQESRPVSSFSGGWRMRLNLAQALMCRSDVLLLDEPTNHLDLDAVIYLQDWLGKYPGTLLLISHDRDFLDTITDHIVHIEQNRAEIYTGNYSDFERMRAEKLAQQQTAYEKQQREIAHIQSFVDRFKAQATKARQAQSRIKALERMELIAQAHVDSPFGFSFPPPKKMPNPLLKIEEADIGYGDKVVIKNASLSIAPGDRIGLLGPNGAGKSSLIKVLSGQMPALTGKLQTAQDLHIGYFAQHQLELLSLEESPLWHLQKLDKQATEKDLRNFLGGFDFRGDKVNDPVGPFSGGEKARLVLAMLVYQNPNLLLLDEPTNHLDLEMRHALSVALQEYQGAIVVVSHDRHLLRSVTDQLLLVAGGKMQAFDGDLDDYKQWLAEQKKAGDEPVATDNGGVSRKDQRKLDAERRQRLKPLLDAVKKAEAAVENFHQQQRDLEEQLADPAIYVEEYKEQLKQLLSRKGQIDSALEQAEMDWLAAEENLQQAE
- a CDS encoding universal stress protein; protein product: MTIYKHVLLAADFFEHGDQVAEKAKQIATQNNAQLSLVHVVDNLPITDPAYGPIIPFDVDLTQELMEATKKRLSELGEKLNVPAERQYLEMGSPKLEIVRVAEEIQADLIVVGSHGRHGFALLLGSTANGVLHHAKCDVLAVRLADD
- the cobU gene encoding bifunctional adenosylcobinamide kinase/adenosylcobinamide-phosphate guanylyltransferase, giving the protein MIELVLGGARSGKSRYAEQQALACGLPVVYIATAEAGDDEMHSRIQHHQQRRPAHWLTVEEPIALAKVISEYAGKQHCLLVDCLTLWLCNVLFDKQGNLQEQRYRQQADALCAALATGRQRVIMVSNEVGLGVVAADAMTRRFVDEAGFLHQKLAQISDKVVLVTAGLPQILKHV
- the cobT gene encoding nicotinate-nucleotide--dimethylbenzimidazole phosphoribosyltransferase; this encodes MNSLSAPIAAPDAGYYQHALDRQTQLTKPPGSLGLLEDCAVRLAAMQHNERPKLERIHISVFAADHGIAEEGVSAFPQVVTMEMVKNFAAGGAAVNVLARHVDAHFEVVDVGLLQPVALPNIISHRAGAGTANFNRTAAMNDAQLTIALAAGQAAVERAVANQADLFIGGEMGIANTTSASALAAASLRIPAAEITGAGTGLNAGQIDHKAGVIDSALQQHQAALRSPLDILKALGGFEIAALTAAYISAAQNGLPVLIDGFISSVAALLATGINPGCVDWFFYGHCSAEKGHARVLQALNARPLLNLEMRLGEGSGAVLAVPLLQMACHLHNEMATFSQAQVSTA